The sequence below is a genomic window from Tachysurus vachellii isolate PV-2020 chromosome 2, HZAU_Pvac_v1, whole genome shotgun sequence.
GATTTATGTCATGTTAAGAGATACATATTAAATTCATATAATTAATGAATTGACATGCTGCTTGTTCTTGCTTGGACAAATTTGCACAGCTAACTGCAATCCACTTCACCCAAACAGGTTATCTTCTATGAGGACAGGAACTTCATGGGGCGCTCCTGGGAGTGCACCGGTGATTTTTCTGATATGCACCCTTACTTGAGCCGCTGTCACTCCTGCAGGGTGGAGAGAGGCTGCTGGATGGTCTACGACCAACCCAACTACATGGGAAACCAGTATTTCATGAGGAGGGGCGAGTACGCTGACTACATGAGCATGTGGGGCTGGGGCAACAACTGGATCAGGTCCTGCCGCATGATCCCCATGGTATGCAAGatctacaatatatatattcatatattccgAAAGACAGTTTGTGCATGGCCGAAGGAGAGAAAAGtgatattttaattatgttcaACTGCCCTAAACAGTACAGAGGATCCTACAGAATGAGGCTCTACGAGAGGGACAACTTCATGGGTCAGATGATGGAGGCGACGGATGACTGTGATTCCTTCATGGATCGCTACCACTGGTCCAACGGCTGCATGTCCTGCAACGTGATGGACGGCCACTGGCTCATGTATGAGTATCCACACTACAGAGGCAGGATGTGGTACTTCAGGCCCGGAGAGTACAGGAACTTCAGGGACTACGGTGGCATGAGGTTCATGAGCATGAGGCGCATCATGGACTCCTGGTATTAGAAACAAACTGagctaaaaagaaaataaaaacattttgaaaaatcaaaatacagaaaaagtgtttgttttcttaatatattataataataataataataataataataataataataataataataataataataataatctcactGCATCACAATGAAGATGTTTTTGAGAAAGGTCCTCCAACAGTCATGTTTGAGGGTTGCAGCATTTTTTGTAGTAGTTGTCCTGCACTAATAGACTTTTATCTTATAATTCTAACACATAAATGAATTCATCATTAATAAAGTtcttaaaaaaagcaaagatgCTTCATTCCAGGTTATGACATAAAGCCACACTATGACTTTTCCACTATTTACCTTCAACCAACCAATTTTTTCACAGAGCAAAGTTAATTGAATCAGGCACATCttgaaatttcattaaaaaagtcTATTCAAATCAATATGCAACAGAATTCAACAACAAAGTGTT
It includes:
- the LOC132841741 gene encoding gamma-crystallin M2-like, with protein sequence MTMGKVIFYEDRNFMGRSWECTGDFSDMHPYLSRCHSCRVERGCWMVYDQPNYMGNQYFMRRGEYADYMSMWGWGNNWIRSCRMIPMYRGSYRMRLYERDNFMGQMMEATDDCDSFMDRYHWSNGCMSCNVMDGHWLMYEYPHYRGRMWYFRPGEYRNFRDYGGMRFMSMRRIMDSWY